The Hemibagrus wyckioides isolate EC202008001 linkage group LG10, SWU_Hwy_1.0, whole genome shotgun sequence genome includes a window with the following:
- the LOC131360693 gene encoding transmembrane protein 275-like, which yields MLCSEQDPHPAAVKKKRSLRPHSQPSPALCCACGLCLMLAGINITLVGAFGFAKMLPANNPPIIIGPLLLLVALSFFAVCCMFSRQPSARSSHDNTRPVHWGLMGGTAFEMETSEHTLQDTTAIQLSPSNSQCSSHHSSPTHLPAVMLHPSETAKLPNGSHPYCQLSPREDDMVPLSSYEERDT from the coding sequence ATGCTATGCTCCGAACAAGACCCACATCCAGCTGCAGTGAAGAAGAAGCGGTCCCTGCGTCCGCACAGCCAGCCGTCTCCGGCTCTGTGCTGCGCTTGTGGACTATGCCTCATGCTGGCTGGGATCAACATCACTCTCGTGGGTGCTTTCGGCTTTGCTAAGATGCTGCCTGCCAACAACCCACCCATCATCATCGGGCCCCTCCTCCTGCTGGTGGCACTGTCGTTTTTTGCTGTGTGTTGCATGTTTAGTCGCCAGCCTTCAGCTCGCTCTTCTCATGACAACACAAGACCGGTCCACTGGGGCTTAATGGGTGGAACCGCATTCGAGATGGAGACCAGCGAGCACACGCTGCAGGACACCACGGCCATTCAGCTCAGCCCGAGTAACTCTCAATGCTCCTCTCACCACTCTAGTCCCACCCACCTACCTGCTGTCATGCTCCACCCATCAGAGACTGCTAAACTTCCAAATGGAAGTCATCCATATTGTCAGTTGTCACCAAGAGAAGATGATATGGTTCCGCTTAGCTCATATGAGGAGAGAGATACATAA
- the atp5f1b gene encoding ATP synthase subunit beta, mitochondrial has product MLGAVGRCCTGALQALKPGVIPLKAFTGAPAALYSRRDYVAPAAAAAAASGRIVAVIGAVVDVQFDEGLPPILNALEVAGRDSRLVLEVAQHLGENTVRTIAMDGTEGLVRGQKVLDTGAPIRIPVGPETLGRIMNVIGEPIDERGPITTKTTAPIHAEAPEFTDMSVEQEILVTGIKVVDLLAPYAKGGKIGLFGGAGVGKTVLIMELINNVAKAHGGYSVFAGVGERTREGNDLYHEMIESGVINLKDTTSKVALVYGQMNEPPGARARVALTGLTVAEYFRDQEGQDVLLFIDNIFRFTQAGSEVSALLGRIPSAVGYQPTLATDMGTMQERITTTKKGSITSVQAIYVPADDLTDPAPATTFAHLDATTVLSRAIAELGIYPAVDPLDSTSRIMDPNIVGAEHYDVARGVQKILQDYKSLQDIIAILGMDELSEEDKLTVARARKIQRFLSQPFQVAEVFTGHLGKLVPLKDTIKGFKSILGGEYDALPEQAFYMVGPIEEVVQKAEKLAEEHS; this is encoded by the exons ATGTTGGGAGCTGTGGGACGCTGCTGCACGGGGGCTTTGCAGGCTCTCAAGCCCGGGGTTATCCCCCTGAAGGCTTTTACCGGAGCTCCAGCGGCACTGTATTCTC GCAGGGATTATGTCGCTCCCGCTGCTGCTGCCGCCGCCGCCAGCGGTCGCATCGTGGCGGTCATCGGTGCCGTCGTGGACGTGCAGTTCGACGAAGGACTCCCACCGATCCTCAACGCCCTGGAGGTAGCCGGTCGTGATTCTCGGCTCGTCTTGGAGGTGGCTCAGCATCTGG gGGAGAACACTGTCCGCACCATTGCTATGGACGGTACTGAGGGTCTGGTGCGTGGCCAGAAGGTTTTGGATACTGGTGCCCCTATCAGAATCCCTGTGGGACCTGAGACGCTGGGCAGGATCATGAATGTCATTGGCGAGCCTATTGATGAGCGAGGACCAATCACAACAAAAAC GACTGCTCCCATCCATGCTGAGGCACCAGAGTTTACAGACATGAGTGTGGAACAGGAGATCCTGGTCACAGGAATCAAGGTGGTCGACCTTCTGGCCCCTTATGCCAAGGGTGGAAAGATTG GTCtgtttggtggtgctggtgtaGGAAAGACTGTGTTAATTATGGAGCTGATCAACAACGTGGCTAAAGCCCATGGTGGTTATTCCGTGTTTGCTGGTGTGGGCGAGAGGACTCGTGAAGGAAACGATCTATACCATGAGATGATTGAGTCTGGTGTCATTAACCTGAAGGATACCACCTCCAAG GTCGCACTGGTGTACGGACAGATGAATGAGCCCCCAGGCGCTCGTGCCCGTGTGGCTCTGACTGGTCTTACTGTTGCTGAATATTTCCGTGATCAGGAGGGACAGGATGTGCTGCTTTTCATCGACAACATTTTCCGCTTCACCCAGGCTGGATCAGAG GTGTCTGCCTTGCTGGGTCGTATCCCCTCTGCTGTGGGTTATCAGCCAACTCTGGCTACTGACATGGGTACCATGCAAGAAAGAATTACCACCACAAAGAAAGGCTCAATCACATCCGTACAG GCTATCTATGTGCCTGCTGATGACTTGACTGACCCTGCCCCTGCCACCACCTTTGCCCACTTGGATGCCACCACTGTGTTGTCCCGTGCCATTGCTGAACTGGGTATCTACCCTGCTGTAGACCCTCTGGATTCCACCTCTCGTATCATGGACCCCAACATTGTGGGAGCTGAGCACTACGATGTGGCCCGTGGTGTGCAGAAGATCCTCCAG GACTACAAGTCTCTGCAGGATATTATTGCTATCCTGGGTATGGATGAGTTGTCTGAGGAGGATAAGCTGACTGTAGCTCGTGCTCGTAAGATCCAGAGATTCCTGTCCCAGCCCTTCCAGGTGGCCGAGGTCTTCACTGGACACTTGGGCAAGCTGGTGCCCCTTAAGGATACCATCAAAGGATTCAAGAGCATTCTTGGAG GAGAGTATGATGCATTGCCTGAGCAGGCATTCTACATGGTGGGTCCCATTGAGGAGGTTGTCCAAAAGGCAGAGAAACTGGCTGAGGAACATTCGTAA